From the Cyanobacteriota bacterium genome, one window contains:
- the gcvPB gene encoding aminomethyl-transferring glycine dehydrogenase subunit GcvPB, protein MPYIGLNDLERQEMLQTTGITSLDDLFIDIPENLLLKRDLNLESGYQEWELEKYFSKLGAKNQTKTRFTSFKGAGCYQHHVPALVKAISNRGEFLTAYTPYQPEVSQGTLEAIYKFQSFIVELTGMDIANASMYDGATAFAEAITMSWRINKKREVYLSKYIHPEYINVAKNYLEPLGIEYKFYESIADIPDGSTMVIANPNFYGETINKDTTQILRKSVEDHNLFLIVVVPEAYALVAQAKLSELGADIICGSCQSFGNPSHYGGAQVGFIASKQEHVRQMPGRIIGKTTDRNDKEGYVLTFQAREQHIKRDRASSNICTNQSLHALCTAIYLAQMGKTGLRNIAKDNWTKTRAFKAALGTIDGIEIKTENPFNEFCLSINPDSPLNDLFKTYTVNVNKLLKDNSCLFSLDFSKNLYLVTVTELHSVSDLNSFLEEIAAILSEDGQDLRAPVIQETDLAKLSYDFYASNLPSIEIPDQGELTVCRYFTRLSQKNFSIDTHFYPLGSCTMKYNPKINDIIASDSAWTNLHPYDYEKNIQGALEVYTELNSALCEITGFHKFSLQPAAGAHGEYSALLMAKHYFKDRKEDRSIVLVPDSAHGTNPASASMAGFKTVSVQSSSDGNVDIEDLKRVLEKHQNQIAVMMLTNPNTFGLFNQNILEVVRLIREDGGLMYYDGANLNAIAGICRPGDMGFDLLHLNLHKTFSTPHGGGGPGAGPIGASRALTPYLPGPSLKKDSEGDLFWNHESRESIGRVRAFNGNFNVLLRALVYIKRNGKEGIKRIAETATLNANYIQSRIKQSEILSNSGVFSPKFNRICKHEFIISAQKLKEKYGITALDVAKRLLDKGIHAPTIYFPLTIPETIMIEPTETEPKSSLDALVTAFEEIITEAQTEEGRATLKTAPHSTEFSRFDDVKAVKEPILSERMEAMRSNALERL, encoded by the coding sequence ATGCCATATATCGGACTTAATGACCTAGAACGCCAAGAAATGCTTCAAACTACAGGAATCACCAGTCTTGATGATTTATTTATCGACATCCCAGAAAATCTCTTGCTCAAGCGTGACCTCAATCTTGAATCTGGCTATCAAGAATGGGAATTAGAAAAATATTTCTCCAAACTTGGTGCAAAGAATCAAACTAAAACTCGTTTCACTAGCTTCAAGGGAGCAGGATGTTACCAGCATCATGTACCAGCTTTGGTTAAAGCAATTTCTAATCGAGGAGAATTTCTTACTGCATACACTCCGTATCAACCAGAAGTATCTCAAGGTACACTTGAAGCAATTTATAAATTCCAGAGCTTCATTGTTGAGCTAACAGGAATGGATATCGCGAATGCTTCAATGTATGATGGCGCAACCGCTTTTGCTGAGGCGATTACAATGTCATGGCGCATCAACAAAAAACGCGAAGTCTATCTCTCTAAATACATTCATCCTGAATATATCAATGTAGCCAAGAACTACCTAGAACCGCTTGGTATTGAATACAAATTCTATGAAAGTATCGCAGATATTCCAGATGGATCAACCATGGTGATTGCTAATCCTAATTTTTACGGTGAAACTATTAACAAGGACACAACTCAGATCCTACGCAAATCAGTTGAAGATCACAATCTATTCTTGATAGTAGTTGTACCAGAAGCATATGCACTAGTAGCTCAAGCAAAACTCTCTGAGCTTGGTGCTGATATAATTTGCGGCTCTTGCCAAAGCTTTGGCAATCCAAGTCACTACGGCGGAGCTCAAGTTGGTTTCATAGCTAGTAAACAAGAGCATGTACGTCAAATGCCAGGACGTATCATCGGCAAGACCACTGACCGAAATGACAAAGAGGGTTACGTACTTACCTTTCAAGCCCGCGAACAACATATCAAAAGAGATAGAGCAAGTTCAAACATCTGCACCAATCAATCACTGCACGCACTTTGCACTGCTATCTATCTTGCACAGATGGGCAAAACGGGCTTGCGCAATATCGCTAAAGACAACTGGACCAAGACTCGCGCTTTCAAAGCAGCACTTGGAACCATTGATGGCATTGAAATCAAAACTGAAAATCCATTCAATGAGTTTTGCTTATCAATTAATCCAGACAGTCCATTGAATGATTTATTCAAGACTTATACTGTCAATGTCAACAAACTACTCAAAGACAATTCTTGTTTATTCTCTCTTGACTTTAGCAAGAACCTCTATTTAGTTACTGTCACAGAGTTACATAGCGTCAGCGATCTCAATTCATTCCTTGAAGAAATTGCAGCTATCCTTTCTGAGGATGGGCAAGATTTGAGAGCACCGGTCATCCAAGAAACAGACCTAGCCAAACTTAGTTATGATTTTTATGCTTCTAACCTGCCTTCAATCGAGATCCCTGATCAGGGTGAGCTGACTGTGTGTCGTTACTTCACCAGATTGTCACAGAAGAACTTCTCTATAGATACTCATTTTTATCCACTAGGTTCTTGCACAATGAAATACAATCCCAAGATCAATGACATTATTGCCAGTGATTCAGCTTGGACTAATTTACATCCTTATGATTATGAAAAAAATATCCAGGGAGCCCTTGAAGTTTATACAGAACTCAATAGCGCTCTTTGCGAGATCACTGGTTTTCACAAATTTAGTTTGCAACCCGCTGCTGGCGCGCACGGTGAGTACTCAGCGCTGTTAATGGCAAAGCATTATTTCAAAGACCGCAAAGAAGATCGTAGTATTGTTTTGGTTCCGGATTCCGCTCATGGTACCAATCCAGCATCAGCATCAATGGCAGGATTTAAGACTGTTTCTGTTCAATCATCTAGTGATGGCAATGTTGATATCGAAGACCTGAAACGAGTACTAGAGAAACATCAGAATCAAATTGCAGTGATGATGCTCACCAACCCAAACACTTTTGGATTATTCAATCAAAACATCCTTGAAGTCGTCAGACTAATTCGTGAAGATGGTGGACTCATGTACTATGACGGAGCCAACTTAAATGCAATTGCTGGTATCTGTCGTCCTGGTGATATGGGTTTTGATTTGCTACATCTTAATTTACACAAGACCTTTTCTACCCCGCATGGTGGTGGCGGTCCTGGAGCTGGTCCTATAGGAGCAAGCAGAGCTTTAACTCCTTATCTTCCTGGTCCAAGTCTCAAAAAAGATAGCGAAGGTGATTTATTCTGGAACCATGAGTCACGCGAAAGCATTGGTAGAGTAAGAGCATTCAATGGCAATTTCAATGTGCTCTTAAGAGCTCTTGTTTATATCAAACGTAACGGCAAGGAAGGTATCAAACGTATTGCGGAGACTGCAACCCTTAATGCCAACTATATTCAGTCAAGAATTAAGCAAAGTGAAATCCTTTCTAATAGCGGTGTCTTCAGTCCCAAATTCAATAGAATTTGCAAACATGAATTCATTATTTCAGCCCAAAAGCTCAAAGAGAAATATGGCATCACTGCTCTTGACGTAGCTAAACGCCTCTTAGACAAAGGTATTCACGCGCCAACTATCTACTTCCCCCTGACTATCCCAGAAACAATCA